The Thermoanaerobacterium thermosaccharolyticum DSM 571 region TATATTAAAAAAGAAGACATATTTAACTATACATACCGTGGTATGTTATTTGTAGTTTTATTTTTAATTGTAGCAGTGGCTGTTGTTTCACTGGATTTTAATAGATGGTTTGTATATTTTCATCTTCTTTTTTTTAACAACAATTTATGGGAGTTGGATGTAACTCGCGACAGACTTATTCAGATGCTACCGGAAGGCTTTTTTAGCGACATTTCATACCTTACAATGCGAAATTCAGTTATCGTATATATAATCATAGGGTTTGTGTCGTACTTAATAAAAGGAAAAGATCATGATAAAATAGGCCTAAACTAAAGGCCTATTTTTATATGCACATTTGTTTTTCGTCATTCATTAATTCATCAATTTCTTCTTTTGTTATAGTTTCATTTGACAAAAGTCTTTCTGCAATAAGGATTATTTTATCCTTTTTCTCTATAAGGATCTTTTTTGCATTTGTATAGCAATGGTTGATGATTTTATTGACTTCTGCATCTATTTTGTCAGTTGATTTTACCATTCTAATGTCGTATATCCTATTTCCCAATTCACTCATGCCGTAATTGCATACCATCTGATATGAGATATTTGTGGCTTCCTTTAAATCATTTTCTGCACCTGTAGATACTTCATTAAACATTATCTCCTCTGCAGCACGACCGCCCAGAAGCATTGTTATCTTGTTTTTTAAGTCTGTTTTTGTCATTAAAAAGGCGTCATCTTTTGGAAAATTGAGGACATATCCTAATGCTTCTCCACGAGGTACTATTGATATCTTTTCAACTGTACTGGCGTTTAATATCTTGCCGATTATAGCATGACCGGCTTCATGGTGTGCTGCAATTTTGCGTTCTTTTTCTAAGACTTCTGGATTTTTCTTTTGCAATCCTGCAACTACTCTTTCTATAGCTTCATCAAATTCTTCTCTTCCTATTCTTTGCTTATGCCTTATTACTGCTAAAATCGCTGCTTCATTGCAAATCGATGATAAATGTGCACCTGTCATGCCATGGGTCTTTTTAGCCAATTCCTCCAGTGATATGTCGTTATCTAAAGGCTTGTTTCTCGTATGTACTTTCAAAATTTCCAGTCGTGCTTTTACGTTTGGATTTCCTATGTGAATCGTTCTGTCAAATCTTCCAGGGCGTAGAAGCGCTTCATCCAGCATATCCAGCCTATTTGTCGCACCTATTACGATAATGCCGTCGTTGCTGTTAAAGCCATCCATTTCAACTAATAGCTGATTTAATGTCTGATCTTTTTCGGAATTATTGTCGTTGTTTCGCTTGCTTCCAACTGCATCTATTTCATCTATGAAGATGATGCTGGGAGTAGACTTTTTAGCCCTTGCGAATAATGCTCTTATGCGGCTCGCTCCAACTCCTACATATTTTTCAACAAATTCTGAACCTGATGCCGATATAAATGTAGAATTTGTTTCTCCAGCCAGAGCTGTAGCAAGCAACGTCTTGCCGGTACCTGGAGGACCATAGAAAAGTATCCCCTTTGGTATTTTAGCACCCATTCTATCGTATTTTTCAGTGTTGTTTATAAAATCGATGATAATTTTAAGCTCGTCTATAACCTCGTCAAGTCCTGCTACATCTCTAAAAGTGATGCTGACTTTCTTGTTGGACTCTTTTTCTTTAGGTGGAAGTTCGTTTTTTAAGTTTACAGGTAGCATCTCGGATACGTTATTTTTATACAGTATATACCCTATCAGAAAAAGAGATAGCATTGAAATTATGATAAGCACCGGATTTGTCTTTGAAGTATAGGATATTCCCAAAATAATGTTTATTACCAGTGATAAAGTTAATAATATTATATATAAGTTTTTTTTCATTGCCATCGCCCCCAGTGATTTACTAAAAATAGTTTTTACGTACAATCACAAATTATACGCAAAAAGGAACGATGATGAATTAAGGTTTATATGGAAAACAAGTAAAAAATTTCAAAGGAGGTTATTTACATGGATGTGTACATGGGCATTGATGTTGGATCTGTGAGTACAGATGTGGCTTTGATTGATTCAAAAAACGAGGTAATAGATTTTGTTTATATAAGAACTCAAGGACAGCCTATAAAGGCAGTACAGAAAGCCATGGTTATGTTGAGAGACAGGATTCACACAGATATATCTGTAAAAGGAGTCGGTACAACAGGAAGTGCGAGGCAGTTAACAGGGC contains the following coding sequences:
- a CDS encoding ATP-dependent metallopeptidase FtsH/Yme1/Tma family protein, which translates into the protein MLSLFLIGYILYKNNVSEMLPVNLKNELPPKEKESNKKVSITFRDVAGLDEVIDELKIIIDFINNTEKYDRMGAKIPKGILFYGPPGTGKTLLATALAGETNSTFISASGSEFVEKYVGVGASRIRALFARAKKSTPSIIFIDEIDAVGSKRNNDNNSEKDQTLNQLLVEMDGFNSNDGIIVIGATNRLDMLDEALLRPGRFDRTIHIGNPNVKARLEILKVHTRNKPLDNDISLEELAKKTHGMTGAHLSSICNEAAILAVIRHKQRIGREEFDEAIERVVAGLQKKNPEVLEKERKIAAHHEAGHAIIGKILNASTVEKISIVPRGEALGYVLNFPKDDAFLMTKTDLKNKITMLLGGRAAEEIMFNEVSTGAENDLKEATNISYQMVCNYGMSELGNRIYDIRMVKSTDKIDAEVNKIINHCYTNAKKILIEKKDKIILIAERLLSNETITKEEIDELMNDEKQMCI